Genomic segment of Shinella zoogloeoides:
TTCCTTGCGCCGGATATCGACCAGCTTCTTGAGTTTTCCCGCCATGGTTCCCCCGTGTTGTGCAAGGTGGATATTGACAATTTTTCCGACAAGATCAATGATTGTCCCATCGGTCAATTTTTGATCTAGTTGGATAGAAACCGGAAGGGAACGCCTATGAAGCGTGTTATCGCCTGCGCCACCGCATGCCTTCTGACGATCGGCGCCGCTCATGCGGCGGAGCCGGAAAGCTGCCGGAAGGTCCGGCTCGCCGAACCGGGCTGGAACGATCTCGCCTTCACCACGGGTCTTGCACAGGCGCTGCTGCACGCCCTCGGCTACGAGACGCAGAGCGACCTGCTCGGCATCGACGTCATCTATCTCAGCCTCAAGAACAAGGACCTCGACGTCTTCCTCGGCTATTGGGACCCGGCGATGAAGACCTATTTCGCGCCCTACCAGAAGGACGGTTCCGTCGAGACGGTGACGAAGAACCTGACGGGGGCCAAATACACTTTCGCGGTTCCCGCCTATGTCTGGGAAGCGGGCGTCAAGGACTTCGCCGACCTGAAGACCCATGCCGACAAGTTCGAGAAGAAGATGTACGGCATCGAGCCCGGCTCGAACCAGCTCATGCTGGACGCCATCGCCGATGCGTCGCTGGGGCTGGAGGGCTGGGAAGTCGTCGAATCCAGCGAGCAGGGCATGCTGGCGGAACTGGCGCGGCATATCGACATGAAGAGCTTCTTCGTGTTCCAGGGCTGGGCGCCGCATCCCATGAACAACGCCTTCGACATCCGCTACCTGACGGGCGGCGACAAGTTCTACGGGCCGGATTTCGGGGCGGCGACGGTCTCCACGCAGGTCCGCAAGGGCTATGTGGCCGAGTGCCCGAATGTCGGCCAGCTCCTGAAGAACCTGACCTTCGACATCGACTTCGAAAACCGCGGCATGGGCTACCTGATGAATGACGGCCTGTCGCCGGAGGATGCCGGCCGCAAGGCCATCGGCGGCGACCCCGCGCGGCTCGACGCCTGGCTTGCCGGCGTGACCACCTTCGACGGCCAGCCGGCGCTGCCCGCCGTCCGGGCGGCCCTCGGGCTGTGAGCCGGCAGGGCATGCAGGCCGGCTGGAACGATCGCAAGCGTTTCCTGCCGGCGGGCGACGGACGGCTCGCCTATATCGACGGCGGCGACGGCGCGGCCGCGCCGCTGTTCCTGCTGCACGGCTATACCGACAGCAGCCGGAGCTGGTCGCTGATCGAGCCGCATCTTGCCGGCTGGCGGCTGGTGATGCCGGACCTGCCGGGACATGGCCTTTCGGCGCCCGCGCCGCGGCCCGCCGTGGAAGCCTTCGCCGACGATGTCGTACGGCTGGCGGATGCGCTCGGCATCGAGCGCTTCGCCGTCGCCGGCCATTCCATGGGCGCGGCCACGGCGCTTGCGCTCGCCGCGCGTCACGGCGGGCGGATCACGGCGCTCGCCAGCATTTGCGGCAGCCTGCAGCCGGGCCGGCTCGCGCTCGGCGCGGACATTCGGGCGCTGGCCGATCCGATCGATCCGCAAGGCCCGTTCCTGCGTGAATGGCACCGATGCGCGCTGCCGGTGGATGCGGATTTCATCGGCTGGATGGCGCGGGAGGCGGCCGCCATGCCGGCCGCCGTCTGGTGCGCGCTCTGCGACATGCTGGAGGCCATCGACCTGCGCCGCGCCGCAGGCGAAATCGCCGCGCCGGTCCTGCTGCTGGCGGGCGAGAAGGACGTGCTGTTCGGCGCGTCGCACCGGGCGGCGCTGCGCGCGGCCCTGCCGCGGGCCGAGGCGGAAACCCTTGCCGGCCACAGCCACAACCCGCATTGGGAAACGCCCGCCCGCGTGGCCGCGTCGCTGCTGTCTTTCTTCAGCCGGCACGCCTCGGAACGATAACGCCCTCTAGGCCTGTTCGAACTCCACCAGCGCGCCGTGGAAATCCTTGGGGTGGGCGAAGAGCACGGGCTTGCCGTGCGCGCCGATCTTCGGCGTGCCGTCGCCGAGGATGCGTGCGCCCGTGGCCCGCACGGTCTCGGCCGCCGCCGTTATGTCCGCCACCTCGAAGCAGAGATGGTGGATGCCGCCGGCCGGGTTCTTTTCGAGGAAGGCGGCGATGGGCGAGGCTTCGCCGAGCGGGTGGAGAAGCTCGATCTTGGTGTTCGGCAGTTCCACGAAGACGACGGTGACGCCGTGTTCCGGCAGGTCCTGCGGGGCGGAGACCTTTGCG
This window contains:
- the choX gene encoding choline ABC transporter substrate-binding protein, encoding MKRVIACATACLLTIGAAHAAEPESCRKVRLAEPGWNDLAFTTGLAQALLHALGYETQSDLLGIDVIYLSLKNKDLDVFLGYWDPAMKTYFAPYQKDGSVETVTKNLTGAKYTFAVPAYVWEAGVKDFADLKTHADKFEKKMYGIEPGSNQLMLDAIADASLGLEGWEVVESSEQGMLAELARHIDMKSFFVFQGWAPHPMNNAFDIRYLTGGDKFYGPDFGAATVSTQVRKGYVAECPNVGQLLKNLTFDIDFENRGMGYLMNDGLSPEDAGRKAIGGDPARLDAWLAGVTTFDGQPALPAVRAALGL
- a CDS encoding alpha/beta fold hydrolase, giving the protein MSRQGMQAGWNDRKRFLPAGDGRLAYIDGGDGAAAPLFLLHGYTDSSRSWSLIEPHLAGWRLVMPDLPGHGLSAPAPRPAVEAFADDVVRLADALGIERFAVAGHSMGAATALALAARHGGRITALASICGSLQPGRLALGADIRALADPIDPQGPFLREWHRCALPVDADFIGWMAREAAAMPAAVWCALCDMLEAIDLRRAAGEIAAPVLLLAGEKDVLFGASHRAALRAALPRAEAETLAGHSHNPHWETPARVAASLLSFFSRHASER
- the mce gene encoding methylmalonyl-CoA epimerase; the encoded protein is MLGALNHVAIAVPDLAAAADRYAELGAKVSAPQDLPEHGVTVVFVELPNTKIELLHPLGEASPIAAFLEKNPAGGIHHLCFEVADITAAAETVRATGARILGDGTPKIGAHGKPVLFAHPKDFHGALVEFEQA